A part of Desulfotomaculum nigrificans DSM 574 genomic DNA contains:
- the cobS gene encoding adenosylcobinamide-GDP ribazoletransferase, with protein sequence MLSPLRLAISFLTIIPLYNKKAENQELTRSVSYYPVVGFLLGSIAAGVSYGLRTLGLTLAADVLAVVTMIILTGGLHLDGLMDTADGLFSGRSVERKLEIMKDSRVGAMGVIAFITVLLLKVSFLFELSLAPKLTALILAPTAGRWAMVYAITRYPYARPTGGLGACLKQAGRWQLAAASIFFLAVSLALMGPRGLGLVGLAVLGTVVTAWYISKCIGGMTGDTYGATGELIETWTLLAILLGQQLGII encoded by the coding sequence ATGCTATCCCCCCTGCGCTTAGCCATCAGCTTTTTAACCATCATCCCCCTATATAACAAAAAAGCAGAAAACCAGGAATTAACCCGATCAGTGTCGTATTATCCTGTGGTTGGCTTTCTGCTGGGGTCAATTGCTGCCGGGGTTTCTTACGGCCTGCGCACCCTGGGATTAACCCTGGCGGCGGATGTGCTGGCGGTGGTAACCATGATTATACTGACAGGTGGTTTACACCTGGATGGTTTGATGGATACCGCCGATGGCCTATTCAGTGGCCGCAGTGTGGAACGGAAACTGGAGATTATGAAAGACAGCCGGGTGGGGGCGATGGGGGTTATCGCCTTTATCACGGTGCTGTTGCTTAAAGTATCCTTTCTTTTTGAGTTAAGTCTGGCCCCTAAACTAACCGCTCTGATCCTGGCCCCCACCGCCGGTCGCTGGGCTATGGTCTATGCCATTACCCGCTATCCCTACGCCAGGCCCACCGGGGGGCTGGGAGCCTGTCTTAAGCAAGCCGGCAGGTGGCAGCTCGCCGCGGCCAGCATCTTTTTCCTGGCAGTCAGCCTGGCGCTAATGGGGCCCAGGGGGTTAGGCTTGGTTGGTCTGGCGGTGCTGGGAACAGTAGTTACTGCTTGGTATATTTCTAAATGTATTGGTGGCATGACCGGAGATACCTACGGAGCCACCGGGGAGTTGATTGAAACGTGGACGCTTTTGGCCATCCTTTTAGGCCAACAATTGGGAATAATCTAA
- a CDS encoding GHMP kinase, with product MSSGTAAAPGTCGELVQGTIKGEPFLVTCPVDLWSEVTVEFNPGSKPGASLDKSWQALKLTMNYLGRSAEGVAIRRKSILPEGKGMASSTADIAATCLATARACGQELPPETIAKIAAQVEPSDGQMFPGIMLCNHLTGEPKKYLGQAPPLDIVIADPGGSVDTVLFNCRQDLASKNFQKEPMVKQALELVTRGLLTGDWEMMGRGATISAQANQLMLPKPYLALWRQWAAEVGALGVVVAHSGTIMGMIMDPGGVDPREVADFIKRRKPEWMVWSTSMINGGLR from the coding sequence ATGTCCTCTGGCACAGCGGCTGCCCCGGGTACCTGTGGGGAACTGGTGCAGGGGACCATCAAAGGGGAGCCCTTTTTAGTCACCTGCCCGGTGGATTTGTGGAGTGAAGTAACGGTTGAGTTCAATCCGGGGAGTAAACCAGGAGCCAGCCTGGACAAATCCTGGCAGGCGTTAAAACTAACCATGAATTATTTGGGCCGGTCTGCTGAAGGAGTTGCTATCCGGCGCAAGAGCATTTTACCGGAAGGTAAAGGCATGGCCAGCAGCACCGCAGACATTGCCGCCACCTGTCTGGCCACTGCCCGGGCCTGCGGCCAGGAACTGCCGCCGGAAACCATCGCTAAAATAGCTGCCCAGGTGGAGCCCAGTGACGGTCAAATGTTTCCCGGCATCATGCTGTGTAATCACCTGACCGGAGAGCCCAAGAAATACCTGGGTCAGGCTCCTCCGCTGGATATTGTCATTGCTGATCCGGGCGGGTCGGTGGATACCGTCTTGTTTAACTGTCGGCAGGATCTGGCCAGTAAAAACTTCCAAAAGGAGCCGATGGTTAAGCAGGCTCTGGAGCTGGTTACCCGGGGCTTATTAACAGGGGATTGGGAAATGATGGGGCGTGGCGCCACCATCAGCGCCCAGGCCAATCAACTAATGTTGCCCAAACCGTACTTAGCTCTGTGGCGGCAATGGGCCGCCGAGGTAGGGGCTTTAGGGGTGGTGGTGGCCCACAGCGGCACCATCATGGGTATGATTATGGATCCCGGGGGAGTGGACCCCCGGGAGGTGGCAGATTTTATTAAGCGCCGGAAACCGGAATGGATGGTCTGGTCTACCTCCATGATTAACGGCGGTCTTCGTTAG
- the cobD gene encoding threonine-phosphate decarboxylase CobD, translating into MEQPGHGGNVWLAEQIYRIKKEHIIDFSANINPLGPSPKALTAIQQALPSIKHYPDPEAGGLRAAISHTIGLPEEHLIMGNGAAELIYALGRVLRTRRVLLPVPTFSEYAGGLAGVDLVQVPLDRECDFNLQVSNIARLLQSGDLVIICNPNNPTGQLVPGDQLRWLLRRARELGAWLMVDEAFMDFVQPEQSLLPDIPRHSNLIIVRSLTKFYALPGLRLGYLAAAPDMVQRLTDILPPWRVNTLAQAAGLASLADQAYQTSTRQIITAQREFLTRGLAQIPGLRPLPAAANFILVDCRDSGYQDRQIQNYLGPRGILIRPCHNFAGLSHNYFRVAVRLAHENEVLLQHLRELLA; encoded by the coding sequence TTGGAGCAACCAGGTCACGGCGGCAACGTTTGGCTGGCCGAGCAAATATACCGCATTAAAAAAGAACATATCATTGATTTTAGTGCCAACATTAACCCCCTGGGCCCGTCACCCAAGGCCCTGACGGCCATACAGCAGGCACTGCCCAGCATTAAACACTACCCGGACCCGGAGGCCGGCGGTCTGCGTGCAGCAATTAGCCATACCATTGGCCTACCGGAGGAACATTTAATTATGGGCAATGGAGCGGCGGAACTGATTTATGCCCTGGGGAGAGTGCTGCGGACCCGGCGGGTGTTATTACCGGTACCCACATTCAGCGAGTACGCCGGAGGATTGGCCGGGGTGGACCTGGTCCAGGTGCCGCTGGACAGAGAATGTGATTTTAATTTACAGGTGTCGAATATCGCCCGGCTGTTGCAGTCGGGTGATTTAGTCATTATTTGTAACCCCAACAACCCCACTGGCCAACTGGTGCCAGGGGATCAATTACGCTGGTTACTGCGCCGGGCCCGGGAACTGGGGGCCTGGTTGATGGTGGACGAGGCCTTCATGGACTTTGTGCAGCCGGAGCAGTCATTGTTGCCTGATATTCCCCGACACAGCAACTTAATTATCGTTCGATCTTTAACTAAATTTTATGCCCTGCCCGGGTTGCGCCTGGGTTATTTAGCTGCTGCGCCGGACATGGTGCAAAGGCTGACTGATATCCTGCCGCCCTGGCGGGTCAACACCCTGGCCCAGGCGGCCGGACTTGCTTCCCTGGCGGATCAAGCCTATCAAACCAGCACCCGGCAAATCATCACGGCTCAACGGGAATTTTTGACCAGGGGGTTAGCCCAAATACCAGGCCTCAGGCCCCTGCCCGCCGCGGCCAACTTTATTTTAGTGGACTGCCGGGACAGCGGTTACCAGGACAGACAAATTCAAAATTATCTTGGCCCCAGGGGTATTTTAATCAGGCCATGCCATAATTTTGCCGGGCTCAGTCATAATTATTTTAGGGTGGCAGTCCGCCTGGCCCATGAGAATGAAGTTTTGTTGCAGCATTTGAGAGAACTCCTGGCGTAA
- a CDS encoding DEAD/DEAH box helicase, protein MAKLFSYGKVDVEIFTIEIPEWGVWNLPVKDREQLKTIILQQLPEDQPLKLVDLLLKLKISPQKLLGALQSLASAHLLKVARLKSNPEAAEEVWLARNEVPEAKLAMVGPGAWSYNPQQLAVRQKYLATLHTTAAGEAEPERQHQEQQRLKEQLAWQEKVLAELFKDGQAMTREELEHALGGPILPKVKTPVLRLISGRYALADSPAAWQDAADYVTKKGPLSYDEFARKFRIHGGLLANIRSGKEITPFVVLPNGYITTSETDAGKAELAKRRIRARLKDKLAQIYRDHPFFTLGQIIEDSEQREEATQIIKADGAYRVNINGVGLWTSPYPHDPRFIAQELKRLTGQHLEAGQGAEVVPLTWLASHSMTVSEAADKLRLGEDDILNLCELDELSSFRLDGNRRLWRDEVREIKYRPDLHKTVKRATKLNTLEAADLLGTTPERVRRLVREGYLNAVGEIETEGGRMGILVRRGDVQAIKERFPGIEHEWSLAARQQRRESTSAQRKEKLPSGKKRPRRAVTAPPPVPGPVQLDDFQEQAVKAALAGKNVLVAAPTGTGKTVIAERLIEAVMARGKAAVYTSPLKALSNQKFVDFRNVFGHDMVGLVTGDISINPYAPLLIMTTEIFRNRCFSEPKGLDDVACVVFDEIHYLDDPDRGTAWEESIIFAPPHVKFLGLSATVPNIQEIADWMAEVRGEPVEVVVERNRAVPLAINWLTSEGAILDEDEAREYIEEAVKRRVEERRAERQAAREDEFARRGRRWGKHGTHRSRKSINSH, encoded by the coding sequence TTGGCTAAACTGTTTTCTTATGGTAAAGTTGATGTGGAAATATTTACTATAGAGATACCTGAGTGGGGAGTGTGGAATTTGCCGGTAAAAGATAGAGAACAGCTCAAAACCATCATCTTACAACAACTACCTGAGGATCAACCACTGAAACTGGTGGATTTATTGCTTAAGCTAAAAATTAGCCCGCAAAAACTGCTGGGGGCATTGCAATCGCTGGCCTCCGCTCACTTACTGAAAGTGGCCAGGCTGAAGAGCAACCCGGAGGCAGCGGAAGAGGTTTGGTTGGCACGCAATGAGGTGCCGGAAGCAAAACTGGCCATGGTGGGGCCGGGGGCCTGGTCCTACAACCCACAACAGTTAGCGGTACGGCAAAAATATTTAGCCACCCTGCATACCACCGCCGCCGGAGAAGCGGAACCGGAACGCCAGCACCAAGAACAGCAGCGGTTAAAAGAGCAGTTAGCTTGGCAGGAAAAAGTTCTGGCCGAGCTATTTAAAGACGGGCAGGCTATGACCAGGGAAGAATTGGAACATGCCCTGGGTGGCCCGATCTTGCCTAAAGTAAAGACACCTGTGCTGAGGCTCATCAGCGGACGCTACGCCCTGGCGGACAGCCCTGCAGCCTGGCAGGATGCGGCCGATTATGTTACTAAAAAAGGTCCCCTGTCTTATGATGAATTTGCCCGTAAATTTAGGATTCACGGTGGCTTACTGGCCAATATCCGGTCCGGCAAAGAAATTACTCCCTTTGTGGTTTTGCCCAACGGTTATATCACCACATCGGAGACCGATGCAGGTAAGGCGGAACTGGCCAAACGCCGGATTAGGGCCCGGTTAAAGGACAAATTGGCGCAGATTTACCGGGATCATCCCTTCTTTACCCTGGGACAAATCATCGAGGATTCGGAACAACGAGAAGAGGCTACGCAAATTATTAAAGCGGACGGGGCCTACCGGGTCAATATTAACGGGGTCGGCCTGTGGACTTCACCCTACCCCCATGACCCCAGGTTCATTGCTCAGGAATTAAAAAGATTGACCGGGCAGCATTTGGAGGCTGGTCAGGGGGCGGAAGTGGTGCCTTTAACCTGGCTGGCCAGCCATTCCATGACCGTGTCCGAAGCGGCGGACAAGTTAAGGCTGGGCGAAGATGATATTTTAAACCTGTGTGAACTGGATGAATTGTCATCCTTCCGCCTGGATGGCAACCGGCGGTTATGGCGGGATGAAGTACGGGAAATTAAGTACCGCCCGGACTTACATAAAACGGTCAAGCGGGCCACTAAATTAAATACCCTGGAGGCGGCTGACCTGTTAGGTACCACGCCGGAGCGTGTTCGCCGGCTGGTGCGGGAAGGGTACCTCAATGCCGTCGGGGAAATTGAAACCGAAGGGGGCCGCATGGGTATTCTGGTGCGCCGGGGTGATGTGCAGGCCATCAAAGAAAGATTTCCAGGCATTGAACATGAATGGTCCCTGGCGGCCCGGCAGCAGAGGCGGGAAAGCACGTCGGCCCAGCGGAAAGAAAAGCTGCCGTCGGGTAAAAAACGCCCCCGCCGGGCTGTGACGGCACCGCCCCCCGTTCCCGGGCCGGTGCAACTGGACGACTTCCAGGAGCAGGCCGTCAAGGCGGCATTGGCGGGCAAGAATGTACTGGTGGCAGCGCCCACCGGTACCGGCAAAACCGTCATTGCCGAGCGGTTAATTGAGGCGGTTATGGCCCGGGGTAAGGCCGCTGTTTATACTTCTCCTTTAAAGGCCCTGAGTAACCAAAAATTTGTGGATTTTCGCAACGTCTTTGGCCATGATATGGTGGGACTGGTGACCGGAGACATATCCATTAATCCATATGCTCCCCTGTTAATTATGACCACCGAAATATTCCGTAACCGCTGCTTCTCGGAACCGAAAGGCCTGGATGATGTGGCCTGCGTGGTATTTGATGAAATTCACTATCTGGATGACCCGGATCGTGGTACTGCCTGGGAAGAAAGCATCATTTTTGCACCGCCCCATGTCAAATTCTTAGGCTTGTCCGCCACTGTACCGAACATACAGGAAATTGCCGACTGGATGGCTGAGGTGCGGGGCGAACCGGTGGAAGTGGTGGTGGAGAGAAACCGGGCCGTACCTCTGGCCATCAACTGGCTCACTTCCGAAGGGGCCATTTTGGATGAAGATGAAGCCAGGGAATATATCGAGGAGGCAGTCAAGCGGCGGGTAGAGGAACGTCGGGCCGAGCGGCAGGCTGCCAGGGAAGATGAATTTGCCAGAAGAGGTAGAAGGTGGGGTAAACATGGAACGCATCGAAGCAGAAAATCCATCAATAGCCATTGA